The following are encoded together in the Marinifilum sp. JC120 genome:
- a CDS encoding exopolyphosphatase has translation MRLLTRSDFDGLACAVLLKEIGIMDNWMFVHPKDVQDGRYPGDPNDIVANVPYIKGCGYWFDHHSSEDERLNMKLDYQGMSKQAKSAARVIWEYFGGHEKFGDKFDEMLHYVDKVDSGDITAEEVADPKGWILLGFIMDPRTGLGRYRHFNVSNYQLMEHLIDYCRELPIIEILELPDVKERVDLYFERDKQFREMLKNRTEMFSNVAILDLRDQDEIYPGNRFTLYSMYPECNISIQIIWGKMKQNTVFSVGHSILNRTSKIDVGSVMLKFGGGGHKQVGTCQVPHEEADAALGQMVAMFMDKK, from the coding sequence ATGCGGCTTTTGACACGATCAGATTTTGACGGCCTGGCCTGTGCTGTCCTGCTCAAAGAAATCGGAATCATGGACAACTGGATGTTTGTCCATCCCAAAGATGTTCAGGACGGACGCTATCCCGGTGACCCTAACGATATTGTTGCCAACGTTCCTTATATAAAAGGTTGCGGCTACTGGTTTGACCACCACTCCAGTGAAGATGAACGCCTCAACATGAAACTGGACTACCAAGGCATGTCTAAACAGGCCAAAAGTGCGGCCCGTGTCATCTGGGAATACTTTGGCGGTCATGAAAAATTCGGCGATAAATTCGACGAAATGCTTCACTATGTAGACAAGGTGGACAGCGGCGACATTACTGCCGAGGAAGTTGCAGACCCCAAGGGCTGGATTCTACTCGGTTTTATCATGGACCCCCGCACCGGACTCGGCAGGTACAGGCATTTTAATGTCAGCAACTACCAGTTAATGGAACACCTCATTGACTATTGCCGCGAGTTGCCCATCATCGAAATTCTCGAACTACCTGATGTGAAGGAACGTGTAGACCTCTATTTCGAAAGAGATAAGCAGTTCCGTGAAATGCTCAAAAACAGGACCGAGATGTTCAGCAATGTGGCTATTCTCGACCTCCGCGATCAGGATGAAATTTACCCCGGCAACAGATTCACCCTCTACTCCATGTACCCGGAATGCAACATCAGCATCCAGATCATCTGGGGTAAGATGAAGCAGAATACAGTATTCTCCGTGGGACACAGCATCCTCAACCGCACCAGCAAAATAGATGTGGGCAGCGTAATGCTCAAATTCGGTGGCGGTGGACACAAACAGGTCGGAACCTGTCAGGTCCCGCACGAGGAAGCGGACGCAGCTCTCGGTCAAATGGTCGCAATGTTCATGGATAAAAAATAA
- a CDS encoding LexA family transcriptional regulator has product MKYLCAETFSPEATTKLELPLLLSEVIAGFPSPADDYIDKKMDLNEQLISNPAATFLVRAYGDSMLDANINQGDILVVDRSQDARHNSIIIAIFNGELTVKRLMQREGRLFLAPENQDYPTLEITEDTSFEVWGVVTYIIHKAV; this is encoded by the coding sequence ATGAAATATCTTTGCGCTGAAACATTTTCCCCGGAAGCAACAACCAAGCTTGAGCTTCCCCTCCTCTTATCTGAAGTAATAGCAGGCTTCCCCTCCCCTGCTGACGACTACATCGATAAAAAAATGGACCTCAATGAGCAATTGATCAGCAATCCGGCAGCAACTTTCCTTGTGCGGGCCTATGGCGATTCCATGCTCGACGCCAACATCAATCAGGGGGATATTCTGGTTGTGGACCGCTCTCAAGACGCCCGCCACAACTCCATCATCATCGCCATATTCAACGGAGAACTAACCGTAAAGAGACTGATGCAACGGGAAGGAAGACTTTTCCTCGCCCCGGAAAACCAGGATTACCCCACACTGGAAATAACCGAAGACACCTCCTTTGAAGTCTGGGGCGTAGTGACCTACATCATCCACAAGGCGGTGTGA
- a CDS encoding Y-family DNA polymerase, translated as MRIFALVDCNNFYVSCERLFRPELRNRPVVVLSNNDGCVIARSQEAKDIGVPMAAPAFKYKSFFLQNNVEVFSSNYALYGDLSQRVTSALASITPDLEIYSIDESFLEFPPCMLRELPAIGQEIRDKIFKWTGIPISVGFGPTKTLAKISSRFAKKHPQTKGIFSLCARKDMDRLLDKVPVTGIWGIGRRYGKRLTTRGVNTARDFKDLPNLWIKKNMAVTGLHTALELRGTPCFELDNSPQPKKTVSSSRSFGRPVSSLPELEESVAAYVARAGEKLREQNSLAGGVMVYLTTNRHNDLPQYSNSATRMLSIATDYTPELIRTGLQCIRSIYKEGFKYKKTGIVLLDLCGKYNRQGNLLELERKAESAQKEKLMDLLDSANTRFGRRTLSYASEGLEQPWKMNRNYKSPAYTTCWNELPKID; from the coding sequence ATGCGGATCTTTGCGCTGGTGGACTGCAACAACTTCTACGTTTCCTGTGAAAGACTTTTCCGCCCGGAACTCAGAAACCGCCCGGTGGTGGTTCTTTCCAACAATGACGGCTGCGTTATCGCAAGATCACAGGAAGCCAAGGACATTGGTGTTCCCATGGCTGCCCCCGCTTTTAAATACAAAAGTTTTTTTCTGCAAAACAATGTCGAAGTATTTTCATCCAATTACGCCCTTTACGGAGACCTTTCTCAGCGGGTAACCTCCGCCCTTGCATCTATTACACCGGACCTTGAAATCTACTCCATTGATGAATCATTCCTTGAGTTTCCGCCCTGCATGCTCCGTGAGCTGCCCGCTATCGGACAAGAAATCAGAGACAAAATTTTCAAATGGACAGGAATTCCGATCTCCGTGGGATTCGGGCCCACCAAAACTCTCGCTAAAATTTCCAGTAGATTCGCCAAAAAACATCCGCAAACCAAAGGGATCTTCAGCCTGTGCGCCAGAAAAGACATGGATAGGTTGCTTGATAAAGTTCCGGTCACCGGAATCTGGGGAATAGGCCGAAGGTACGGCAAAAGGCTGACCACCCGTGGCGTGAACACTGCCCGCGACTTCAAGGATCTGCCCAATTTGTGGATCAAAAAGAACATGGCCGTGACCGGATTACATACGGCACTTGAATTGCGCGGCACACCCTGCTTTGAACTGGACAATTCTCCGCAACCCAAGAAGACTGTATCCTCATCCCGCTCCTTCGGACGCCCGGTTTCATCCCTGCCGGAACTGGAGGAATCGGTTGCTGCCTATGTAGCCCGGGCCGGGGAGAAACTGCGCGAGCAGAATTCACTTGCCGGAGGGGTCATGGTCTACCTGACCACCAACCGCCACAATGATCTGCCACAATACTCCAACTCAGCAACCCGCATGCTCTCCATCGCCACGGACTACACACCGGAACTGATCCGCACAGGACTGCAATGCATCCGTTCCATATATAAAGAAGGATTCAAGTATAAAAAAACCGGAATTGTCCTGCTGGATCTATGTGGAAAATACAACCGCCAAGGCAACCTGCTGGAACTGGAACGCAAAGCTGAATCAGCCCAAAAAGAAAAACTCATGGACCTACTGGATTCCGCCAACACCCGCTTCGGCAGGCGAACTTTGAGCTATGCCTCCGAAGGACTTGAACAACCTTGGAAGATGAACAGAAACTACAAATCACCTGCTTACACGACCTGCTGGAATGAGCTACCTAAAATAGACTAA